cctttttttcctttcattaatctagactttctttgaaaaaaaaaaaaaaagactttgtggctttgaatgaatttaggctacatgaatttacgcaacaatgtaaattagtttttattaatgtagaattttttcatgggaaaaaagacactggctttgagtggatttacaggaatttacacaagaatgtgtggctttttattgtaagttattttattgatattttaccatgatttttaaaatattctacaagctttagctgtggtttttgaaatactttaacagtcttttcagtcttcatgaatttcatgtagtttaattgttctgagttaatgcataatttggtttacagttaaaaggaaaaatcattccaggtcctacttcgacgtcatattctgttatttaaacatgatcattgatggttcaaatgaaggttgaatctaggatcatttaaaaaaaattttttgagatttgttcttccaggagatgttgaaaatatatcagtagatgaaaatttaatttggtttctggggccccacaaggccctagaccccagctcctcAGGGgtgcaccccccagaccccctgcgaattttcctcagatttcacaattttcatttcacagccctgtgtaTAGAAGGCAATTTTATGTCATGTGGTGGTTTAATTCAGCCCATTTACTGCGACACTTTCCGTGACCTCCCTCCTTACCTGTTTTGTTTCCAGTCAGTGGATGACCAAATGACAATTTAACATTTGACCTTGATGACCTGTGTCACACAGAGTGGGATGTCAACCAAGTTTCATTGAAATTGGCCTTTGTGTTTTGAAGATGTTGCTgcagacagacaaatggacagtcCCATTCTGGTAGCCTCTGTCCACTTTGTGGCAAGGTTGCTAATAATTCTAATAACGATAATTATAATTAATACACATTTAGTGTGCCAACAAAAATAGCAAAGTAGATTAAAAAATAAGTTAGTTCTCACTGACAGTTGCACTGGTTCTGCCTGCAGTGGACTTGAGGTCTTAATATCACTAATAAATACTTATTCCTGACCGTGTctgatctctgtgcttgttttaacGTTAGCTATGGAAATCCTGTCTGACCCTGTGAAGAGAAGAGCCTTTGACAGCGTCGACCCCACCTTTGACAACACTGTGCCTTCAAAGAGTGATGGCAAAGAAAACTTCTTTGAGGTGTTTAGGCCTGTGTTTGAGAGAAATGCCAGGTGGTCTTCCAAAAAGCATGTACCCAAACTCGGAACGCTGGAGTCCTTGTTTGAAGAAGTGGATAATTTTTACTCTTTTTGGTAAGAGTTTTCATGCGTGAATCCTCCCCTGGTTGGTGACAGAAAGACGacaatgttgattttttttttttttttttttcccccctgtcaAAGGTACAATTTTGATTCCTGGAGAGAATTCTCATACTTGGATGAAGAGGAAAAAGAAAAGGCTGAATGGTAGGCATCTGGTTTTCACCACCAGTTTGTGGCACTGGAACACTTTGAATCCCATGGATGTAAAACCTGAATTCGTACACGTTTTTAAACTTCTCTCTGCAGTCGAGATGAGAGGAGATGGATTGAAAAGCAGAATCGTGCTTCCAGAGCTCAGAGGAAAAAGGAGGAGATGAACAGAATACGAACACTAGTTGGTACAGAAGCAGCACACACTGAAgacttaaaaaaattaatttggtgcattcactaaAAATTATCTCTGATTGCtttatcattaaaaaaaagtaaCATTTTCTAGGTGTGTGTTTGTCTTCTGGCCTGACATGTTGGACTTACAGATCTAACAAGCTCTTTGTGGTTCATCTGATTTGTTCTTACAGATACGGCCTACGGCTGTGATCCCAGAATAAAGAAatttaaagaagaagaaaaggctaGGAAAGAATCGGAGAAGAAGGCGAAAGCCGAGGCTAAGAAACGAGAACAGGAAGAGAAGGAACGTGTACGTATTTTGTCTTTGCAGGTTTTAACATAGAACTTGAAATGCTGCCTGTGGAGGAATAAACTGGACAGACTGCTCCCTGTATATACCCTGTGCCCGTCCTCTGTATGTGTCCAGCAGATCTCAGTCTCTTGTCTGACTTTCTCTCCAAACGTCTGCCCTTCGCTGTCCCTGTTTATTTGTAATCCTGTCCATCTTCTTCACTCCCAAGAAAAGATGCAGCATTTTCAGCTCCACCTCTTGCCTCTTTGTTAGCGCCTCAGCctgtaagccatacaacatagctaacCTCACTACCGTCTTGTAAACTTTCACTTGTGCAGATAACtgtctatcacaaatcactccttccACTCTGGACTCTGCTCCGCCTGCacattcttcacctctctaccacacccgGTTACCCTGAAGAGTTTACCCAAGTGTTTAAACTTTTACCATAACCAAGCTCTATTCCCTGCAATGGCACTATTCCACGGTGCTGCCTCTCATTCACGTgtgtttcattccccttctctccagagtgtatcacCACCTCTCCAGTTTTGTCTCGACCTGCTTTGTATACTTACTACAATGAGATGTAACTGTAATTTTAATATGAAAAGCAATGCTGGTGTTCAGGCTGATGCTAATAGACTAATGTGGTGAAGATAACGTCATTTAGCACATCAAGTCTCTGTAATGAATTTGATTAAATGCCTGGTGACGTTGTCTGTTAATGGTTGCTGTAGACAGCTGCAAGTGGACAAGTTACAGCGCAAACTATCTGAAATAATCCAGAATTAAAACACTGCATAGTGTTTCACTTTTTGGGGTTAAACTACTTGGAACAGTTTCATTTGCTCAACCTGGAGTTCTGTGGGTTGGGGGGGACTGTTTCTGTACCAACATATTTGTGTAGCTAATTTTCGAGAACATTGTACAGCAGTCATTCTGATGTGTTTGACAGGCTCGACGAGCAGAGATGGAGGCAGCCCGTTTGGCGAGGgagaaggaagaggaggaggcTAAACAGTTAGCCCAGCAAGCCAAGAAAGAGAAGGAGATCCAGAAGAAGGCAATCAAGAAGGAGAGACAGAAACTCAGGACTACATGCAAGGTGAAATCTCAGTGGTGCCCTTTTTTCATTTAGTACCTCTTCTCTGTCGGCTGACAGAAGTCACAATAGAGCCAGACATCTGTCTAATGGAGTTGTGACCCCGAGGAAAACAGAAGTTTCTCTAGAAAACCGTGTTTCAATACCTCATCTACTTCCTGAGGTATTAACATTAACGTGGCCTCACAGTCCTCTACATCTTCAGCAGTGGCTGACTTGGTGTAAAATCATGTGAATTAAAGTATTTGTTTCCTTTCTCCCAAATGTGTAAAATTTCAAAGGCGTTGTGTTCACATctgagacacttattgttgaTTTATTGTTTCTCAACTTGAAAGAACTGGAATTACTTTGCTGACAATGAAGTGGACAGCGTGAAAATGATGGAGGAAGTGGAGAAGCTTTGTGATCGACTGGAACTTACAAGGTACAGTGAACTTTTAGGGGATTAATTTAAATCCCATAAAAGTAAAATTTTTGCACATTATTGTGTATTGAAGGTATGTGAAAACTCATGTCTCTCCccccactgcagtctgcaatccCTCAATGAAATTTTGACATCAGGTTCAAGAGAAGACA
The window above is part of the Thalassophryne amazonica chromosome 22, fThaAma1.1, whole genome shotgun sequence genome. Proteins encoded here:
- the dnajc2 gene encoding dnaJ homolog subfamily C member 2 isoform X2 translates to MEILSDPVKRRAFDSVDPTFDNTVPSKSDGKENFFEVFRPVFERNARWSSKKHVPKLGTLESLFEEVDNFYSFWYNFDSWREFSYLDEEEKEKAECRDERRWIEKQNRASRAQRKKEEMNRIRTLVDTAYGCDPRIKKFKEEEKARKESEKKAKAEAKKREQEEKERARRAEMEAARLAREKEEEEAKQLAQQAKKEKEIQKKAIKKERQKLRTTCKNWNYFADNEVDSVKMMEEVEKLCDRLELTSLQSLNEILTSGSREDSKTAVEKQVQEVNAQLQKEREAEVKARQAARSAEQASGGSGAGGKGWNEDDLQLLIKAVNLFPAGTNARWEVIANYMNLHSTTGIKRTAKDVINKAKNLQRLDPVQKDEINKKAFEKFKKEHAAVPPSIDNAVPSERFEAAGGDAAAPWTTEEQKLLEQALKTYPVSTPERWEKIAAAVPGRTKKDCMKRYKELVEMVKAKKAAQEQVATKTKK